A single genomic interval of Anaerolineales bacterium harbors:
- a CDS encoding ThiF family adenylyltransferase, whose product MQIEHVDHPTLTGQVAGRLAASILEGGLRAGEQLPAERDLMTRFGVSRATLREALRMLAEHEVLEARPGVGWFVRDPGQRLLPKVMALAHAYRPSLAADTQPARQPPPEGPRRLTVVAEKPLRIPNLHTDRLGTFDFISWWERDKVQAASVLVVGAGALGNEVVKSLALMGVGHLFIVDFDVIEAANLSRSVFFREADTGKDKAPIVAARAKALNPQVRLQYLQGDVTTGLGLGVVRRMDVVIGCLDNREARLALNRFCYWMGKPMVDGAIQELLGLVRVFVPGQGACFECTLTEQARREMSLRYSCPLLARHNILQGKVPTTPTIASIIGSIQAQEALKLIHAMPVEAGKVTHFNGLTNEMHTTAYVAREDCESHWTYGEVVELPARARSTRLRDMLEVARRDLGREAVIELDNELLLSLTCPRCQTVEEVIRPLSEVSFEAGHCPGCGLLRDTAMTHLITGSEAYLDRTLSSIGVPPLHVLRAHNGKEYRFYELTGDLPEALHFSDFEAGPPLAGEPEASQRIRLGEQVEASSAAANPAQGRIVFGRQAGE is encoded by the coding sequence ATGCAGATCGAACACGTCGATCATCCGACTTTGACGGGGCAAGTGGCCGGACGGCTGGCGGCTTCCATCCTCGAAGGAGGCCTGCGGGCCGGCGAGCAGCTCCCGGCGGAGCGGGACCTGATGACGCGCTTCGGCGTCAGTCGGGCGACGTTGCGCGAGGCATTGAGGATGCTGGCCGAGCACGAGGTGCTCGAAGCCCGACCGGGCGTTGGCTGGTTCGTGCGCGACCCCGGCCAACGCCTCCTGCCCAAGGTGATGGCCCTGGCGCACGCCTACCGCCCCAGCCTGGCGGCCGACACCCAACCGGCCCGCCAGCCGCCCCCTGAGGGGCCGCGCCGCCTGACCGTGGTGGCCGAGAAGCCGCTGCGCATCCCCAACCTGCACACCGACCGCCTGGGGACGTTCGACTTCATCTCATGGTGGGAACGCGACAAAGTGCAGGCCGCAAGCGTGCTGGTGGTCGGTGCCGGGGCCCTCGGGAATGAGGTGGTCAAGAGCCTGGCCCTGATGGGCGTCGGCCACCTGTTCATTGTCGATTTCGACGTGATCGAGGCCGCCAACCTCAGCCGCTCGGTTTTCTTCCGCGAGGCCGACACCGGGAAGGACAAGGCGCCTATCGTCGCCGCCCGCGCCAAGGCCCTCAACCCACAGGTTCGCCTGCAGTACCTGCAAGGGGACGTGACGACCGGCCTCGGCCTGGGCGTTGTCCGGCGGATGGACGTGGTCATCGGCTGCCTGGACAACCGGGAGGCCCGCCTGGCGCTCAATCGCTTCTGCTACTGGATGGGCAAGCCCATGGTCGATGGCGCCATCCAGGAATTGCTGGGCCTGGTGCGGGTCTTTGTCCCCGGTCAAGGGGCGTGCTTCGAGTGCACTCTCACCGAGCAGGCCCGCCGAGAGATGTCGCTGCGCTACTCGTGCCCGCTGCTGGCCCGCCACAACATCCTGCAGGGCAAGGTCCCCACCACGCCGACGATCGCCTCGATCATCGGATCGATCCAGGCCCAGGAAGCCCTCAAGCTGATTCATGCCATGCCGGTGGAGGCGGGCAAGGTCACCCACTTCAACGGTCTGACCAACGAGATGCACACCACTGCCTACGTGGCGCGGGAGGACTGCGAAAGCCACTGGACCTACGGCGAGGTCGTCGAGCTCCCTGCCCGGGCCCGGAGCACCCGCCTGCGGGACATGCTTGAAGTCGCCCGCCGCGACCTCGGACGGGAGGCGGTCATCGAACTGGACAACGAGTTGCTCCTCAGCTTGACTTGCCCGCGCTGTCAGACCGTCGAGGAGGTCATCCGTCCGCTGTCCGAGGTCAGCTTCGAAGCCGGCCATTGCCCGGGCTGCGGTCTGCTGCGGGACACGGCCATGACCCACCTGATCACTGGCAGTGAAGCCTACCTCGATCGCACCTTGTCCAGCATCGGTGTGCCGCCGTTGCATGTCCTGCGCGCCCACAACGGCAAGGAGTATCGCTTCTACGAGCTAACCGGCGATTTGCCGGAGGCGCTCCATTTCAGTGACTTCGAGGCCGGTCCGCCGTTGGCTGGCGAGCCTGAGGCCTCCCAGCGTATCCGGCTTGGAGAGCAAGTTGAAGCCTCCTCGGCTGCGGCCAACCCGGCGCAAGGGCGTATCGTCTTCGGCCGGCAGGCTGGGGAATGA